The window ATACTTGagatcaatttattttctgtTCAATTGTTTTAGAACATTTACGAAAAGTTTTCAATAATCTTTCTTGATTTAaacctttatatttttttatctacaAAATGCGCGCCTgagaaattttttatatgaatgGAACTTTATAGACTTATACCTTGCGCACATTAAAATAAGGCAGAATATTGTGATAGAGGACAAAAttctatataatttattttgatgaacttttatataagtaaagtatATGACCATCTATTtcaattttgaagaaattttaTGACCATTCTCTATGTTAGAGGAGACGAGTAAACCcatatttcaattttatgaaTATTGCTTTTTGGATGCTTCACATATAATTAACTGCAACATAATTGATGTGTTGCTGATTATGAATATTTGGCTACTATGAGATCAAGTTTACTATTgatataagtaatattttttaacaataaCCTAATAACCAAGTAAAAGATTCACTATGTTAATGTGTTTGTTATTTAAAGTATTTGTTTGCGTAATCTACCTTTTCATTAGAGAAATCAACATGCACTAGATATGTAAtgaaattttagtttattttgcaGAATGAAAAAGTTAGACTTCAGCTTTTACTATTAGTTCTAACACAATAGTGTATAGATTCAATATTTGGTGGAAACACACTATCTCAAAACAATTTCTATTATTCCTATCCCTTAATGTTGTCAATGATAAAGCTACTATAAATAGGTAGGAtaaatgaaaagataaaattattaaataaataagtgaagataaaatgagaagaaaatactAAGGTAACGATGTGATTACATTAAAACGAgatgatacaataaaatttaagtaacaatcaataaattctaattaaactTAAGTTCATttgttattattaaataatctaAAGGACTTTTGCACATTATCTTTCGGTCGAttacattttgatatatatttatcaacACATTCTTAATAAACTACAATTTAATAGTGTTCGAGCCATTGAATTCTGCAGATGATCATATGACAAACTTATTGTTAATGTTCTCAAGACTATCCTATTctaaaaattctaaataaaaaaaaagaaattagttctttttgcatttttttttaccataaacATGATGTTAGATGTataatttctaaattatttaactCAATTAGCATTTATACTTCAAATAATGAAAGACATCATCTTTATATGATTTTCAGTATTCAAATTACCCCAATTCGGAGCAGAATTTCTCTTATCTTATGGGATATTAAATAGATGTCCAATATTATTCACAATTTATATGAACattatagtaaaaatagttTAACATCAAATTGGATGaactttttctttatgttgGTGAGTAATATTTGATAAATTCATCAATAAACTATGAATTTTATTGCACATAACACAAAATCTTACGCCAAATTTAAGTTGGATGAAATGATTTTTCCTTCCCTACTAGccttataaaaataattgtgaaTCAAACATTTTACATTTCACagttgataaataaattttaaaaaattactcttATCAAGTTAATTAGATAATATTTGTTAAGTGATATGTATGGTGTGCTTTTTAGTTATGGTATTTTTTGTTAGCCactataattttcttttttatgtattcttattttatgaaattatatttaattaaatgaaatcattttattttgtaggatTCAACTAAAGGATAATACTATATTCAAATTTGTtctatgaatttaaaatttaattaattaaacacaaACATCAGCTCATCGTCTTATACATATGCTATTAATGTTCAGGAGAAAAAGAAGTTAGAATATTGTTTGGTATCTTGAAAGAACATATCTGATATCTTCACTACACATAGAATAggctaaaaaattattaaaatcatgTATTATATATGATTCCACATGtcactcaataataattcaattagttatttttaaattaaaaattgttacATTTTAAAATCTTCGCGCTAgtatgatttaaaataaatacaaactTGTACAGCTGTCGAGTCTGATATAACAAAAATTTCTTATACTACAAAATACTCTCTCATTTGTTTTCGGATTAACCCATTTGCTTTCCGATTAACCGAAAACTACGCCGACGAGATCGTGACGGTGATCGGAACTGAAATATGTCTTCAGACGAAATCAAAGATGGCGGCCCGAGAAAGAAATCGACCGTCGACATTCTGGATTTCATCACCGAATTGCCGGATGACGTTCGGCTCGAAATAATCTCACTCCTGTGTATAAAAGACGCAGTCAGAACGTGCGTTCTGTCAAAGAAATGGCTTTCGCTATGGACTTTACCGAGTAAATTCACTTTCACGGAGAAAAAATTATCCACATCGATCGAGAATTATATATTGTTCGTGGATAGTGTCGTGAGTCGTGCCCTATCTCCGAAAGTCACTACGTTTGCTATCGAAGGCGGAGAGATTTTCAGGTATGATTCTCACATTAAGGATTGGCTGAATTTCGCCATACAAAGGAGAGTAGAGGATTTAGTATGTATATCCGACAGTTGTTCAAGAATATGTGAAATACCTGAAAATTTTTTCGATTGTTCTTCCCTGATAAAATTGCATATGAGAGGGTTGTTTTTTCGAGATGCAAATCCGCCATGGAACTGGCAATTTCTGAAGATAATCCAGCTTGGTTTTGTACCGCTAAACGATCTTAGTGTTTCATCCCTATTATCAGGCTGTCCTGTGTTAGAATCTGTGGAATTCTACAGTGTCAATGGTTTAAATTCGCTGCTTATCGGTTCtaagaaattgaagaatttgATCTTAAAAGATCTGCAAAATGATACTGGTAATTTGGAAATAAATGCTCCGTATCTGGAGTATTTGAATATTGCAGGGAATTTACGTAATCTTCAATGTAGACTACTGGATGTGTCTGCTTTGGCCACTGCCAAGCTCACCTTTACAGTTGTTTGTGGTCTTGAACTGGGATTTAAAATCACCGATTGTCACAAATATCATAAAGCTTTTATCAGTTTGACCCAACAGAATATTGGAAAACTCAGATTGGCAAAGGAAATCACAATGGGGGCATGGTTCTTTGAGGTTTGTAATTAACTCATAAGTAGTATATTCTTTTAGGAAGAATATGGTCATTCTTTGATAGGAAGAATAGGACAGTTGTGTGTTTGTTATGCATTTTTATTGACTATATAATCAGAGTTCATTACATTGCAGGCCCCATGCATGCTTCAACAGTTTAATGAATTGCCGAATCTGGACTTAAAATGGACTCGTCTCACGCTTGATCTGTTTATAGATGATTTTAACGTGAACAGCGTAGCTGATCTTATTGGTGCTGCAACTTGCGTTGAAACATTGAACATAAACATCAAAACAAGTCGAGTAAGCATCCtgaatttttccttattttttttactgTGCTTACAATTGGAATTTTCATCCTCCAAACTGTTTCCAGTGGGGGGATAAATAAGTCCATGAGGCAGTGTTCAATCACATGAGCAGGTAGGACGACGTCTCAGCCTCCCCAATGTCACTGACCATTGACCAAACAATAAGATAATTTAAGATTTCTTGGCTTTCTATCATCAGGAAAATATTGCCACATAGCCCCTAAGACTGTCCAGTTATCAAGCCATATAGACACATCCCCTCTGCCAATCTTCCATAGAATATGATGGTCCATAGAGGATTTTAATTTGCACATAGCATTCCAAGATGTGAGTTACCAGAATCTGCAAAATGCACAACCATGTAAGTGGACACAAGCAGCAGAGGGCAACAGCCTTGGAATACGCACCAACCACCCCTAGGAGCATCCGAATAAGAGCTTGGATCCATAGGATCCAATTCATCATCCTCATCATTTGTGCGTTTCCGTTTGtcttttttgttgcttttacTCATTGGTGGT of the Solanum stenotomum isolate F172 unplaced genomic scaffold, ASM1918654v1 scaffold31518, whole genome shotgun sequence genome contains:
- the LOC125852002 gene encoding F-box/LRR-repeat protein At3g26922-like, translating into MSSDEIKDGGPRKKSTVDILDFITELPDDVRLEIISLLCIKDAVRTCVLSKKWLSLWTLPSKFTFTEKKLSTSIENYILFVDSVVSRALSPKVTTFAIEGGEIFRYDSHIKDWLNFAIQRRVEDLVCISDSCSRICEIPENFFDCSSLIKLHMRGLFFRDANPPWNWQFLKIIQLGFVPLNDLSVSSLLSGCPVLESVEFYSVNGLNSLLIGSKKLKNLILKDLQNDTGNLEINAPYLEYLNIAGNLRNLQCRLLDVSALATAKLTFTVVCGLELGFKITDCHKYHKAFISLTQQNIGKLRLAKEITMGAWFFEAPCMLQQFNELPNLDLKWTRLTLDLFIDDFNVNSVADLIGAATCVETLNINIKTSRENIAT